Genomic window (bacterium BMS3Abin08):
CTGGATTCCCGCCCAACAGACCGCGGGAATGACGGCTCTATTTTTGACTTTATACACAGACTCTATTTAGTCCTTCTCCAACATCTCCCTGAACCTGTTGAATATATGCCTCGCATCATTCGGCCCGGGACCTGCCTCGGGATGATACTGGACGGAAAAGGCAGGCAGTTCAACATGCTCCATCCCCTCTTCCGTCCCGTCATAGAGGTTTCTGTGCGTCAGCCTTATCCGTCCCTTGAGACTCTCGACATCCACACAGTAGTTATGGTTCTGTGCTGTAATTTCCACCTCACCGCTATCGAGATACATTACGGGGTGATTGCCGCCGTGGTGTCCAAACTTCAGTTTGTAGGTCCTCCCGCCAAGGGCAAGTCCGAGTATCTGATGACCGAGGCATATGCCGAAAAGCGGCTTCTTTCCGAGCAGTTTTTTCGTGTTTTCAATCCCATACGTAACAGCTTCAGGGTCTCCCGGACCGTTGCTCAGCAGCACCCCGTCGGGATTCATATCAAGCACCGCCTCGGCAGGGGTGTCAGCCGGCACTACCGTTATATCAAATCCCGCCCCGGCAAGACTGCGAAGGATGCTGAACTTCACCCCGAAATCATAAACCACCACGCGCAATCCTGAATCCTGAATCCTGGATCCCGGACCCGGCCGCCAAGGCCTCTCCGTCCATTTGTACTCCTTCCCGGTGGTTACATGCCTGACGAGGTCAACCCCTCCAATGCCGGGATGGGATTTTACCTTCGCGTAGAGGGCCTCGGGGTTAAGTTCCTCTGTGGATATTATCCCCATCCGGGCGCCATAGTTCCTGATATGTCTTGTAAGCGCCCTCGTGTCAATGCCCTGGATGCCCACCACGCCATGCCTCCCGAGATAATCCCCCAGTGATCCAGCCGAACGCCAGTTGCTCGGGTAGTCAAAGAACTCCTTTACAACGAACCCCTCAACCTTAGGCCCTCCTCCTGACTCGGTATCCTCTTCATTCACGCCGTAGTTCCCCATCTGTGTGTATGTCATGGTAACGATCTGTCCCCTGTATGAGGGGTCGGTGAGTATCTCCTGGTAACCGGTCATTGAGGTATTAAAGACCACCTCACCAATGGTCTCACCTTCGGCACCGAAGGACTCGCCTTCAAAGACCATCCCGTCCGACAGCACAAGCAACGCCTCTTTCATTGACTCTCCCATCGATACCATTTGTCTTTTGCAAAAGCCATTAAAACAGATCCGGTTAATAACCATCCATCAAACGGGGTATTTCTACCGAGGGACAAAAACTCCTCCGGTTTCACCTTGAATTCTCTTTTCGGATCCACAATGATAATATCGGCATCAGCGCCCTTTTTAAGCGTACCCTTATCAATGGAAAGTATGTTTGCAGGATTCAGTGACATTTTTTTCACCATCTCCCTGAGCACAAGTGTGCCGTCTTCCACGAGCCGCAGACTCAGCGCCAGCGCTGTCTCAAGCCCTGAAATACCGAACGCTGCACGGTCGAACTCACAGAGCTTTTCATCCCTGTGATGGGGTGCGTGATCTGTGGCAATAACATCAATCGTTCCATCGGAGAGACCCCCTTTGATCGCCTCTATGTCCCTTGCCGTCCTCAGGGGGGGATTCACCTTTGCATCGGTGTTGTATCCGTTAACCGCATCCTCCGTAAGAGTAAAGTAGTGGGGACAGGTCTCGGCAGTTACATTCAGACCACGCTCCTTTGCACAGCTCACGGCCTCGACGCCGCCGGCGGTAGAGACATGGGCAATATGAAGTCTTCCACCTGTCAGGGCGGCAAGTTCAATATCCCTCTTTATCATTGTTACCTCTGCTTCGGCTGGGATTCCCGTCAGACCGAGCTTCAGAGAGACTACCCCTTCATTCATCAAGCCCCCTGCAGCGAGATCCAAATCCTCGGCATGGGAAATGACCGGAACATTAAAATTCCTCGAGTACTCAAGCGCCCTTCTCATAACGAGGCTGTTCATAACGGGACGTCCGTCATCTGAAAAGGCAACACACCCTGCCTCGTACATCATCCCCATCTCTGCAAGTTCTTCGCCCTTCTGGCCCTTTGTTATAGCCCCAATGGGGAAAACGTAACATGAGCCCTCTGCAAAGGCCTTTCTGAGAATAAAATCGGTGACGGTCTCGTTGTCATTTACCGGGTTTGTGTTCGGCATGCAGCAGACGGATGTAAAACCTCCCCTGACCGCCGCCATCGTACCGGTCTTTATCGTCTCCTTATATTCATACCCCGGCTCACGGAGATGAACATGCATGTCGACCAAACCCGGAAGCACGTACATACCTGCGGCATCGATAATCTCAGGTGGGAGGTCGTCACGGCCCTTGAACTCCGGATCCTGAACCTTGGATATTGAACCATAAATCCTGCATTCCTTTATCTTCCCATTCTCAACCAGTATATCGCCCTTCCCATCGATCCCCTGTGCCGGGTCGACTATATGTCCGTTTTTAATCAGCAGGTTCAACATCCCTATGCCCTGCCTCCTCCGAGCAGATAAAGGACCGCCATCCTTACGGCAATTCCGTTTGTTACCTGATCCATGATCACCGACCTCGGTGAATCCGCCACTGAGGAATCTATCTCCACCCCCCTGTTCATGGGGCCGGGATGCATAACTATCGCGTCATCCTTTGCAAGTGAGAACCTCTCGGGTGTAAGCCCCCAGAAACGGAAGTATTCATCTACCGTGGGGAAAAAGCCCCGGTCCTGCCTCTCAAGCTGAATTCTCAGCATCATCACCACATCCACATCCCTTAATCCGTCTTCCATTGTGTAGAATATCTCCACTCCCTCTTCCCTGAAACGCCGGGGCACAAGTGTGGGAGGCCCGATGAGTCTGACCCCTGCACCGAGTTTTCTAAGGCAAAGGATGTTTGATTTTGCAACCCTGCTATGGAGTATGTCTCCCACGATAGCCACCCTGAGCCCGTTCAGAACTCCCTTCTTCTCCCTGACTGTAAAGGCATCGAGGAGTGCCTGAGTGGGATGCTCATTTACACCGTCTCCGGCATTGATTATTGAGGCCTCCAGATGTCTTGCAAGAAGGTGTGATGCGCCCGAGCATGAGTGCCGGACAACCACGAAATCAGCACCCAGGGCCTGAATCGTCATCGCCGTGTCTATAAGGCTTTCTCCCTTGACCACGGAACTCGTGGATACGGAGAAGTTTATTACATCGGTGCTCAGCCTCTTCGCAGCCAGTTCAAAGGAGGTCCGTGTCCTGGTAGAGGGCTCATAGAATAGATTCACAACGGTCTTGCCCCTCAGGGCCGGAACCTTCTTGATATCCCTTTCAAGGACACCCCTGAACCCCTCGGCGGTATCGAGTATTAAATTAATATCACCCTCAGAGAGATCATTAATGCTCAGAAGATGCCTTGTTTCCATGGTTCACCTTTTTCTCTTTTGCCTGCAGCGCTCATTTTTCCGTCCCCACAAGAACCACCCTGTCGGTCCCGCTCTCCTCTTCAAGATCCACATCTATACTCTCGTTTAAAGAGGTGGGGACGTTTTTCCCTACAAAATCAGGCCTTATGGGCAGCTCCCTGTGCCCCCTGTCAACAAGGACAGCGAGCTGAACCCGCGCCGGCCTCCCCATATCCATCAGGGCATCAAGGGCCGCCCTGATGGAACGGCCGGTAAAAAGGACGTCGTCGACAAGAATCACCGTCCATCCCGTCAGTTCAAACTCGATATCCGTCTTTCTCACAACGGGGTGGTCCTTTCTTATGTTAATATCATCCCTGTAAAGGGAGATATCCAGCGCGCCTACCGGGATGCTCACCCCTTCAAACCCCTCTATCCTGCGCGCGAGCCTTTTAGCCAGATAAACCCCTCCCCGTTGAATCCCTACAAGGCACACATTATCCGGATCCCTGTTCTTCTCAATGATCTCATGGGCCATCCTTGAGAGGACGCGGTCTATGTCCTTGGCATCTAAGATCTCCTTTTTCATGACAAAAAAAAACCTTCCCCCTGTCCTCAGGAGAAAGGTCCTTCTATATTATACATGTATTTCAAGCTCATAACTCCTGCCTTGCCGACCTCGCAGGGTCAGCTTAAAAGCAAAAATATTAAAACATAAATCATATGACTATTGCAAGCACGGGATTAACGGGCGGTCTTCTTCTCCGAAAGCTCTATCCTTGTCAGCGCCCTCTCAAGTGAAGCCCGTGCCCTTGCATAATCAAACTCCTCCTTCTTTTGAAGGCGTTCCTCCGCCCTCTTCATCGCCTCCTTTGCACGTTCAACGTCTATAGCCTCTGCCCTTTCAGCGCTGTCAGCCAATACAAGGACCGTGTCACCGGAGACCTCTGAATAGCCACTGTTAACAAAGACATATCGTGCAGCCCCGCCCTGTTTGTAAACAAGCACACCAACCTTGAGAGTGGTTACAAAGGAGATATGCCCGGGGAGCACACCGAACTCTCCCTCCGAGCCGGGGGCAATAACCTCATCAACC
Coding sequences:
- the pyrB gene encoding aspartate carbamoyltransferase, which translates into the protein METRHLLSINDLSEGDINLILDTAEGFRGVLERDIKKVPALRGKTVVNLFYEPSTRTRTSFELAAKRLSTDVINFSVSTSSVVKGESLIDTAMTIQALGADFVVVRHSCSGASHLLARHLEASIINAGDGVNEHPTQALLDAFTVREKKGVLNGLRVAIVGDILHSRVAKSNILCLRKLGAGVRLIGPPTLVPRRFREEGVEIFYTMEDGLRDVDVVMMLRIQLERQDRGFFPTVDEYFRFWGLTPERFSLAKDDAIVMHPGPMNRGVEIDSSVADSPRSVIMDQVTNGIAVRMAVLYLLGGGRA
- the carA gene encoding carbamoyl-phosphate synthase small chain, with protein sequence MKEALLVLSDGMVFEGESFGAEGETIGEVVFNTSMTGYQEILTDPSYRGQIVTMTYTQMGNYGVNEEDTESGGGPKVEGFVVKEFFDYPSNWRSAGSLGDYLGRHGVVGIQGIDTRALTRHIRNYGARMGIISTEELNPEALYAKVKSHPGIGGVDLVRHVTTGKEYKWTERPWRPGPGSRIQDSGLRVVVYDFGVKFSILRSLAGAGFDITVVPADTPAEAVLDMNPDGVLLSNGPGDPEAVTYGIENTKKLLGKKPLFGICLGHQILGLALGGRTYKLKFGHHGGNHPVMYLDSGEVEITAQNHNYCVDVESLKGRIRLTHRNLYDGTEEGMEHVELPAFSVQYHPEAGPGPNDARHIFNRFREMLEKD
- the atpC gene encoding ATP synthase epsilon chain — translated: MAEKLMLEIVSPHGAVLKEEVDEVIAPGSEGEFGVLPGHISFVTTLKVGVLVYKQGGAARYVFVNSGYSEVSGDTVLVLADSAERAEAIDVERAKEAMKRAEERLQKKEEFDYARARASLERALTRIELSEKKTAR
- the pyrR gene encoding bifunctional protein PyrR, with product MKKEILDAKDIDRVLSRMAHEIIEKNRDPDNVCLVGIQRGGVYLAKRLARRIEGFEGVSIPVGALDISLYRDDINIRKDHPVVRKTDIEFELTGWTVILVDDVLFTGRSIRAALDALMDMGRPARVQLAVLVDRGHRELPIRPDFVGKNVPTSLNESIDVDLEEESGTDRVVLVGTEK
- the pyrC gene encoding dihydroorotase: MLNLLIKNGHIVDPAQGIDGKGDILVENGKIKECRIYGSISKVQDPEFKGRDDLPPEIIDAAGMYVLPGLVDMHVHLREPGYEYKETIKTGTMAAVRGGFTSVCCMPNTNPVNDNETVTDFILRKAFAEGSCYVFPIGAITKGQKGEELAEMGMMYEAGCVAFSDDGRPVMNSLVMRRALEYSRNFNVPVISHAEDLDLAAGGLMNEGVVSLKLGLTGIPAEAEVTMIKRDIELAALTGGRLHIAHVSTAGGVEAVSCAKERGLNVTAETCPHYFTLTEDAVNGYNTDAKVNPPLRTARDIEAIKGGLSDGTIDVIATDHAPHHRDEKLCEFDRAAFGISGLETALALSLRLVEDGTLVLREMVKKMSLNPANILSIDKGTLKKGADADIIIVDPKREFKVKPEEFLSLGRNTPFDGWLLTGSVLMAFAKDKWYRWESQ